The following nucleotide sequence is from Coffea eugenioides isolate CCC68of chromosome 3, Ceug_1.0, whole genome shotgun sequence.
CCCTTGAAGAGGGCTAAATTAAATCATATCACATCTTTTGTATTTCATGGATTGATTGCTGTATCCTGCAGAAGAGCAGGCAGGGGGCATGAATAGCTTCCATCATGCACAAGACCACCAGCGCATGTCTGGGAAGGTATACAATCCAGACACTCGTCCATCATCATGCACTGTTGTGGGACTTAGTAGTTGCACTTTGCTTTGCTGTGGATTGGTATTCTTGCCCAGGCCATTAAGTCTGGTCTATTTCCATGCAAGAGAAAGTACCAATGTACAGCAAAATTGGACGGTGATATTTGTAAATGTGTAATGCTACAAATATTATTGATGTGAGCAAAATTGAAGTTGAATTTATTTTCTCTGCTTCAAGGACGGAACTAGAGAGAGGCCTCGcaagtttttaaaaattaggTTTTCCTTCCTTAACAATTGAAGAATTTTCAAATAGGTTTTCTTTTTTGTGAATTCAAATTTTTGTCCTtgcaaaaaaatttgaaaatactatatatatatatatatatatatatgtatataactTTAGATATGTTAAAACTCACCCCTTCTAActaaattttctgattttgtcTGTGCTCTGCTTTATATATATTGGGCATCAAGGGGAAGTGAAAGTATGACACAAGCAATTACCTTGACAAATAATGGTGATTGGTGAAAACATGCTGAATCTTGGTTGTCACAGATGTAAAGttgaatttttgcatttttggattctaaattttgggttttcattttttttttttttttacattggCAACACTTCTCAAGCGCATGTGACCCAATGAAAGAGGAAAATCAttcaattttgttaagaaaGTAAGAAAcgtacaatttttttaaaaatatttagagAATAGGACATGTCAAGCGATtaaaaaaagattaatcttttgtACACTGACAGTATACACTTTTACCATTAGATACATGATACATAAtccgaatttgaatttgaaactcaaattttgctTATGTATCGTATATCTAATCGTGATAGCGTATACACCGTCGGTGTATATaagattcactcacaaaattttttttttcaatccaaTATCATTGTTTAAGATATTAGGAAACCACTAATATCATGTTGAAATCTATTATATCTGGGAATTTTTCCAATTAGGAGTCCCGCTGTTTCAACAAGTCCAGGCCCCAGAAAATTTCCATGTCGAAAAGTAGTATTTATAGGCAATTTGAAGTTTGAAGTTGATTTGAACACTCCATTAAGTCAGGCTTCAAGCTACTAAGGTAGGCCTCTAATTTCTTTGTAGCAATTTTATCAATTTCGCCATGATTATCTATCTTGCTTATAATTTGATTGAGATTTGTATCTATGAAATCGATTTGATAAAGAACAATCACAAAATCCAACATGAAGGGTTACTTTAggcaaaagaagaagacaagCATCACAAAATATAAGTCAAAATCCTCACAAGCTTCGAAGAAGAAATCAACCAAATCTGCTGCTGTTCCTCAAGGTTGAAGACCTCTTAACACCCCTTAATCTTGTAGTTCCTAATGTCTTAAtcaatcctttttttttgggaatgaTGGATAATTGCTTAACCCACAAGTGGCCTGGCTCTTATATTCAGATGATTATGATGCAAATGAGCAATTATTAAGGCAATTTGACATGAATATGGCATATGGACCATGCACTGGACTTAGCAGACTTGAGCGCTGGCAAAGAGCTGAAGTCTGGGGATTGAAACCCCCTAAAGAAATTGAACATCTGTTGAAATCGGGGGAGGCTAGCCCGAATTTCCTGTGGAATGCCCGCCTTTAACTCTGGGCTTGTTCTCAATTCATTTTTTCAACCAAACTGCTCATAGAACAAGGCATCTGCTCCATATAGTTATGATCTGATTGCTTGTCAATTCCACCATTGTTTATGTTTGATGGGGGCTTATATAGATTTTATTTGACAATcatatcttttcttttatttattccaGTCATGTTTAAATGTTAGGTTTGTTAATTTTAGTCATTAGCCTTGCCTAAtcatgttttcttgaattttacTTTTTCCATATCATAGTTGCAACAGCCTTTTATGTTTCTTGTTTCTTCGATCTTTTTGGGTATTGGTTGAACGTTTCAGTCAAAAGCCAACAAAGGAACTTAACTACTTACGAAATAACATAAGAAAAACTTTGTAGTTTACATCGCCATGgacataaaaagaaaaagggttcAAGAATTTTGAAGTCACATCATAGTGGAATGACAAACTAGTTTGAAAATTaaacaacatttttttttttgggaaaaaacaattaaacaacatTTAACATCATAATCCAGTATGTGTACacattgctaaaaaaaaaaaaatcattggtATAAAAAAACATACAGCATTTTTAGGTTGCGTTTGGATTGAGAGATTTGATGAAGGATTTGAAATTCTGTCAAATTCTTCTCTTTGTTTAGACAAATTATTGTAGTGTTTAAAAAGTattttaataattaataaattacAAATCCAAAATTGCTCTTAAGAAATCCAAACAACTAGAGCAATTTGATTAGATTTTAAATCCTTTATCAAATTTCTCAATTCAAATGAAGCCTTACAGTATTCCTATGTTTTACTTAATTTGTTGTTTGATTGACTGCATGAAAACTCACACACTTCTAGTTTTCCCAATGCTCGTGTTTCATCTTAACCAAAACCTTGTCTCACTTTCCACAATTTCTTTTTTGGACATGAACCAAAAGCAACAAAATAGTAGTACAGTGTTCTTTGAAAGCAGAATCAAATATTATAACCAAATATTGTTTACCAGTTTTTATTCTGTCATTTATTTTCTAGTATAAAAAGTCAACCTATTACATCATATTCACAGAATTATTGGTAGCTTCTTAGTGACAGCAACAGAATATTCCAGTTTCCACCTACAGCTGCGATGATTTTGCTTCTGAACCATACCTTTCCCCATACTTATCGAGTCCTAACTTTCCAGTGTGATAGAAGCACCAATTgtaccaaaagaaaaggaaatttgatCAAACACTGGGCTAAACCTTTAGCCATGTTTGTACAATCTTGACTCCATTTTCACCAAGAAAAGAATAAGGGAAACACTTATGAGTAACAGAACCTCATGGGGAAGATCAAGATTAGTGCAGGTTTTCGCATTATTCTATTTGTACTAGGATTCATTTTGGTGGCTGCTCAAAAAATTCCGACAACTTTAGATGGTCCTTTTCAGCCTGTGACTCAAAGGTTTGATTCATCACTACGTTTAGGCAGTGATGACTTGCCTATGGATCATCCAAGGCTCAAAAGGAACGTTACAGGAATGTTTCCAGAACAGATTGCTCTTGCATTATCTACTCCAACTTCAATGTGGATTTCTTGGATAACTGGTAAGTTATGCACTGTGCTGTAAATTTAACTAGTAACTTGATTTTTTCCCGTGTGAAATGTGTGTCTGAATAGGCCGATTTTCTTGTGATGGATTTTAGGGGATGCACAGATTGGATTAAATGTAACTGCACTTGATCCATCAACGGTGGCCAGTGAGGTGTGGTATGGGAAGGAAAGTGGAAAATATACAATGAACAAAACTGGGGTCTCACTGGTTTATAATCAGTTGTATCCGTACGAGGGTCTGTGGAATTATACCTCCGGCATTATACATCATGTGAGAATTGAGGGTAACAATAATGCTCcaactttcctttttctttaatacTATATCTATATTTTGAGACACCTGTGGGATGATGCAAGCTGCCAGCTATCTGATCCATCTATTATGGTCAAATAGAAGCGGTAAAGAATTAAATCTTTTAACATTAGAAACAGGTTATCTGATATTGATATCTTCAACTTAAAGTCTGGTTTCACGGATCAGATGATAGGGCTCTTGTCAAAATGTTAGGTATCAAGATTTGGCTTCCATGGACTTGTGAAATCTTGTATTACTTTTTCACTAATGTACATCAGGCCATCTTACTTTTTCATATATCCCCAGTTAATCCTGCATTGAAGAAAAATTAGTGGTCATGGGTTATACCTCCTTTCCTCCTCATGTTATACATCAAACTGTCCATGGAAAAGTTAGTCCTCTGGCTAACAGATATCTCAATCTCTAGCTATGTTCAACAGAGGGAAGTAACTTGCTTTTAGTAACTTCTGTATTTTCTTCATGAAGTAAGGCCTATAAATTCTGCAAAACAATCTTTTATAAGATATATAGATGCCATATATTTAGTTCTTGTTTTTCAATTACAGACCAGTTTAACAAAACAGAacaatcaagttcaaattcaatATGGTCATACAGGCTTCTGATGATCTTGATGCCTGTACTGTTGCACATTGTATCACAAGGTTTGGAGCACTCAGGTTTTGGTCTTTCATGAACATTGTCCTTAGGGATATGATATTGAAAATCCTAAAACATCAGAATGATTTTTGAGGTGCATCATTTCTCTTTCTATCATCTTGAGGTAGTATTCTTATCAAGAGGAAAGTCATAGATCTTTTCAGTTTGAAGTTAAAGGAGCCCTGGCTTTCCTGCAGGTCTTGAACCTGAGACAAAGTATTACTACAAGTGTGGTGATAGTTCTTTAGCAGCTGTGAGTGAGGAGTTTGTGTTTGAGACCTTACCATTGCCCAGCCCAAACAAGTATCCTCCTCGAATTGCTGTTGTTGGAGATTTAGGCCTCACAAGCAATTCATCAACAACCATCGATCATCTCACAAGCAATGATCCATCAATAATTTTGATGGTTGGTGACTTAACTTATGCAAACCAGTATCTTACAACAGGGGGTAAAGGAGCTTCATGCTTTTCTTGTCAGTTTCCAGATGCACCTATAAGAGAGACGTACCAGCCTCGCTGGGATGGCTGGGGAAGGTAAAATAGTCCTATTATGTAACAGATTACTCATTGCAATCTTTcatgctttcttcttcttcttcttcttcttttttttaaaaaataaatatgttTATTAGGATGAATGGGGTGGACGACTTATCCAAATATCAGGTTTTTAGAGCTATCATAACTTAGCTTTTCCTATTCCTTTGTCTCATTGAGGTGATTTAGATGGCCAGGTTTATGGAGCCCCTCATTTCTAGAGTCCCCATGATGGTTGTAGAAGGGAACCATGAGATTGAGCCTCAAGCAGCTGGAGTAACATTCAAGTCGTATCTATCAAGATTCTCTGTTCCTTCGAACGAATCAGGCTCTAACAGTAATTTTTACTATTCCTTTGATGCTGGAGGGGCACATTTTATCATGTTAGGAGCTTATACTGACTACAATCAGACTGGTAAATAGTTCATGAGCTTCTTGTAATATACTTCATTCTAGTTTATACTCACTTTTCAGTAACCAAAGCCTTGCTGATATTCTGAAAATGTTATAGGCATTCAGTATGCTTGGCTCAAGGATGACCTGCACAAGATAGATCGCAGTGTGACCCCTTGGGTTGTTGCTGCATGGCATCCTCCTTGGTATAATAGCTACTCATCTCACTATCAGGAATTTGAGTGTATGAGGCTGCAAATGGAAGAACTTCTATACCAATATGGCATTGACATCGTCTTTTCTGGTCATGTAAGCTGAAGTATGCTGAACTTTGAGCATATATTCCATTTCTCTTGCTGCTCTTATTGTTTGATTTTTAAACCCTGGGTAGAAATTCCTGCATATGGTGTTAATAGAAGAAAGATGCATGTGTCCTTGGTCAACAATTTGTTCTAATGTGATGATTAAAAAGTTCATAATGATGAAGTTGCATTTGGACATTTTGATTAGACATAGTTTTCTATGGCAGGTGCATGCGTATGAGCGGATGAATCGAGTTTACAATCACACATTGGATCCTTGTGGCCCAGTCTACATAACAGTCGGAGATGGTGGTAATATTGAGAAGGTTGATGTTGATCATGCAGATGAACCTGGGAAATGTCCTTCACCTGGAGACAATGTGCCAGAATTTGGAGGTGTATGTCATTTGAATTTCTCCTCTGGACCTGCAAAAGGCCAGTTTTGCTGGGACAGACAGCCCGAGTGGAGTGCATACAGGGAGAGCAGCTTTGGACATGGAATTCTTGAGGTAAATCTGATTCTGAGCCACCTCCATATCAACTACTCAGCAGTCTGCACTGCATCACTGATTAATTCCTTCATGATTACTTAGAAACTTCTTTGTGTCACTGCCTCCTCAGGTTGTAAATTCGACACATGCATTGTGGACTTGGCACAGGAATCAAGAAATTTATGGGTTAAAAAGCCCTGGTGATCAAATCTACATTGTTCGACAACCTCAGCtgtgttcttcttcttctaagGTAAGTTTCTCCTGTCTTTTCTCTTTAGCCTGCTAGAAAATTGCCCGATACTAGTTAGACAACTTTTTCAAATCCATCACAACTCCAGAATATTCGGCATCATAGTGAAAGCATTTTGCTTTAATGGATCGCCATTTTCACATCAGCAATTATTAATGGATCATCATAATGAAAGCATTACGCATGGCATTCTCCATTCTGATTTCTGAGTGTTTTATATAAGCGGCATTCTTGAGACTACAAAAGCACTGGAAATGGACATCAATCTTGAAATACATTCCTTCTTTGTGTAGCTCTTTTCTGGATATTATTTTCCTATTCACTAGAGACTAGAGAGACACTTTAAGGTGTCCTGAATCTCTTATCGGTAGAATTTGATCATGCAACATGAGGAGAAGTATGTAATATGTAGTGTTTTGTtaatttttccatcttttctgCAACAATTTAGCAAGATATACAtataacacacacacacacatatatatacacacacgtTTGTATATAACTGAATTTTACTTCTCTCCGAGTAGATTTTGATTGGAAAATcccttttacttgcttattCTCTCTCCACTTCCCTCCTTACAAATTATGATTGCAGCACTAAATTATGATTTGTGTTCATCGTATTGCAGCATTCTCAAATAACCCCATTACCATCTCCAAAAGATGCTGCAACTCAAGTGCAAGCCTCTTTGTTCCCTGGATTcatgttttctttgttttccttgattTGTTTTTCCCTTCAATGGTTGTTGACTTGAGAAATTGGTGAACGATCAAGTCCATTATCCAGTCAATCTCTATCGTTtcggaaaaaataaaataaaataaaataaaagtgcACCATCCAATCGCTTTTTGTAGGTGGATTCTTTGCAATGTACATATCATCACGATTGAAATGTAAAAATCGAAACAATTGAAATGGTACTAAAGGGATATTATGTTTTCAAAATCTAAACTCTAAATAAACACAAGTGATTTGGGATAAGGTAACGTTTTTATAGAGATTAATGGTAACTGAATTATGATTTGAGTTCAGTATATCCTAAGACATCTTTCCAATTCATTTTGCTATGGGCAAATCTTCTGCTCATTCTACATGGGGGACAAGAAGGGCTCGCTCGATTGAGTTATAGAACACAATTAGATATTGCAGTTGAAGAGGTCCTTGATCTGGATTGATTATGCTACCATAAGAAAGGACGTGATTTTAGAAGAGCATCGCTAAATACTTTAACAAAGATAATAATATATCAATTTGTAGCTTTTGCCCAAAAATCTTGATAAACATGAAGTGTAAACATGttttacaaattcaaaattatctTTACTATCAAATGGAAAGACTACTTATGTAACTAGGCACCTAAGCAATTATATGATCAACCACTTAATAagtattttgacaaaaaattttatgAATTGGAGTGCTTCTTAACAAGTTATCGCAGCTCCAAACATGAGTTTGCTAAAATTGATAGACAAATAACAATTTAAGTACTTGTAAAtcacaataataaaaaatgataaaTGAATGTATTAGCATTTTTTTAATCACTTGATCAACCAATTGTTTAGCAAAATACTCTGATTTCAAACTTCTTGAACACTCTCAGACATTCTTGATCGAAAaagatactttttttttttatcacttgATCAACCAATTGTTTAGCAAAATACCGACTTCAAACTTCTCAGACACTCTCAAACATTCTTGATCAAAAAAGTTGAAACAAACCAATCAAAAAAGAAGTCGTCAACTTccaaaaatgacaaccaacgcCAAAGACTTTAAGTTTTAATGGAGTAAAAGGTCAAGACTTCAAATCTTGTCTTTAAATCTTGGTGAggtgaaaaatcaaaaatttaaatcttattttttattaatataCCACTATATGTGATTTTTTCTAAGACTATACAGATAATGATGGTATTTGTATCGAATTTGTATCGATTTTTTTAGATCTAGTTGGATATCTCCCTTGGTGTATAGGAATTGGCTTGACTAGCTATTGACctgtgataaaaaaaaaaaaaaaaaacttcaaaaatgacaagtgtcacttgttCTTGATTGCAGTTTTCTACCTAAAGCTGGCTTCTTCAACTCTTTAAATTCCATTCCAACCCCGACAGTACTCTTACAGCCTCAGGCACACTCAAGGCCCAGCCATTTCCACCTCCTCCTCCGTACTCCTTATCTCACGCGCAACGCACGCAGTAGAAAAACCCACAGAAAAGCCCAGAAAAATCCTTCCAAGATATCCAAGATGCAGTACAAAAACTTGGGTAGATCGGGGTTGAAAGTCTCCCAGCTTTCTTTCGGGGCCTGGGTAACCTTCGGGAATCAATTGGACGTGAAAGAAGCCAAGAGTCTGCTCCAATGCTGCAGGGATCACGGGGTGAATTTCTTCGACAACGCCGAGGTTTACGCCAACGGCCGGGCGGAGGAAATCATGGGACAGGCGATTCGGGAGCTGGGATGGAAGAGAAGCGACGTCGTAATCTCCACCAAGATTTTCTGGGGCGGGTCTGGTCCGAATGATAAAGGGTTGTCGAGGAAACACGTAATTGAAGGGACCAAAGCTTCGTTGAA
It contains:
- the LOC113766988 gene encoding purple acid phosphatase 23 codes for the protein MGKIKISAGFRIILFVLGFILVAAQKIPTTLDGPFQPVTQRFDSSLRLGSDDLPMDHPRLKRNVTGMFPEQIALALSTPTSMWISWITGDAQIGLNVTALDPSTVASEVWYGKESGKYTMNKTGVSLVYNQLYPYEGLWNYTSGIIHHVRIEGLEPETKYYYKCGDSSLAAVSEEFVFETLPLPSPNKYPPRIAVVGDLGLTSNSSTTIDHLTSNDPSIILMVGDLTYANQYLTTGGKGASCFSCQFPDAPIRETYQPRWDGWGRFMEPLISRVPMMVVEGNHEIEPQAAGVTFKSYLSRFSVPSNESGSNSNFYYSFDAGGAHFIMLGAYTDYNQTGIQYAWLKDDLHKIDRSVTPWVVAAWHPPWYNSYSSHYQEFECMRLQMEELLYQYGIDIVFSGHVHAYERMNRVYNHTLDPCGPVYITVGDGGNIEKVDVDHADEPGKCPSPGDNVPEFGGVCHLNFSSGPAKGQFCWDRQPEWSAYRESSFGHGILEVVNSTHALWTWHRNQEIYGLKSPGDQIYIVRQPQLCSSSSKHSQITPLPSPKDAATQVQASLFPGFMFSLFSLICFSLQWLLT